One Streptomyces formicae genomic window, GCGACGGTCTGTTGCGGCTCGACGCCGACGGCATCGTCCAGTACGCGTCGCCGAACGCGCTCTCCGCGTACCACCGCCTCGGGCTCGCCTCCGACCTCGTCGGCCACCACCTGGGCAGGGCGACGGCCGAACTCGCCCCGTCCCGGGGCCCGGTGGACGAGGCGCTCGCCAAGGTCGCGAGCGGCTGGGCGCCGCGCGAGTTCGAGATCGAGGGCGGCGACGGCGTGATCCAGCTGCGCGCGATCCCGCTCAAGCCCAAGGGGCCCCGCATCGGTTCGCTCGTACTCCTGCGCGACGTCACCGAACTCCGCCGCCGCGAGCGCGAGTTGATCACCAAGGACGCGACCATCCGGGAGATCCACCACCGGGTGAAGAACAACCTCCAGACGGTCGCCGCGCTGCTGCGCCTGCAAGCCCGCCGCATCGATTCCGCGACGGGCCGCGAAGCCCTCGAAGAAGCCGTACGACGGGTGGGCTCCATCGCCATCGTCCACGAGACGCTCTCGCAGAACCTGGACGAGCGCGTGGAGTTCGACGAGATCGCCGACCGGGTGCTCGCGATGGTCGCCGAGATCTCACCCGGCAAGGTGACGGGCCGGCGCACCGGACGCTTCGGGATCCTCGACGCGGAGGTCGCCACCCCGCTGTCGATGGTGCTCACGGAGATCCTGCAGAACGCCCTGGAGCACGGCTTCCGCGAGGGGGACATCGGCACGGTCGAGGTCTCCGCGGTGCGCGGCGGCACCAGCAAGGAGGCGCGGCTGCTGATCACCGTCCAGGACGACGGCGTCGGTCTGCCCGACGACTTCGATCCGCACCGCTCGGGCAACCTCGGCCTGCAGATCGTGCGCACGCTGGTCGAGGGGGAGCTCGGCGGCACCTTCGACATGGTCCGCGCCCCCGAGCGCGGCACGCAGGTCATCCTCGACGTGCCGGTGAGCGGCGACAAGTAGACGGGTGACGAGCGGTAGCCGTACGTAGCGACGGCAAACGGACACGGCAAAGCAGTGAGCCCCGGACCGATGTGGTCCGGGGCTCACTGCTCACGTTGCGATGCGCATCGGGGGTACTGCGCGGCTGCGGCTCGGGGGCGGGAGATGCGTACTCGCTGTACGCGCCGCCAAGCTCAGGCTCGTAGGGGGCGTGGTCGTCAGGCGCTGGCCTGGCGTGCACGGTTGCGAGCGGCGCGGCGCTTCATTGCGCGGCGCTCGTCCTCGCTGAGGCCACCCCAGACGCCGGAGTCCTGGCCGGACTCGAGCGCCCACTGCAGGCACTGCTCCATGACGGGGCAGCGGCGGCAGACGGCCTTGGCTTCCTCGATCTGCAGCAGCGCAGGACCGGTGTTGCCGATAGGGAAGAAGAGCTCGGGGTCTTCCTCGCGGCAAACGGCGTTGTGACGCCAGTCCATGGCTGCTACCTCTCCTTGGTATTACATGCGGGTTGCTTGTGAATGTGAACGCTTTCACGAATCCCCCCGCACGGGAAGGGCCGACAACCAGTCGCCTGGTGTGGACCTGTGGTGGAGGAGGGGTTCTGGCTCTCTGTGGGGCCGATGTTGCGGGCCGTCCCGATCGCCATGTAGAGATTCGCAAACCTCGGCGGCGGATACAACCCCTTCAGGAAAGTTTTTTTTGATTCCTCAGTGTCGACTGGGTCACAGCCGTACTTCTATGGGGTGGACCCTGGTCTAAACGTTCGAGTGAAAGGACTTTAGGCCCTTCCACTCACACAATCACACGCAGTGCACGGCGTACGCCTGTGAACGTCACGCTCGTCCGCAGTCCGAGGTGGTCGCCGTCCATCTGGAGGGGGAGGGGGACCTTCGATTGCAAGGTGAAGTCCGTGAGGTCGTGGAGCGTAACCGCGTGCTTACCGTGCGGTCCCCGATCCGGCGTCGACGTCAGGAGCTGCGTGCCGTACCTGGCCACCGCGGCGGTCGAGAGCTTCTTCAGGCCCAGCACGTCCAGGCCCGTGTCGAAGGACGCCTGCGGGGACGCGTACAGGGGGCGATTGCCCAGGTAGGAGTAGGGGGAGGTGTTGCAGACTATGGACATCACCAGGTCGGTCACCGGGTCCTCGCCGGGCTGCTCCAGGGTGATCATCCCGTGCCTGCGGTGCGGCTCGTCGAGGAACTGACGGAGCACTTGGCGCACATAGAGGGCGTGCGTCGAGCGCCTGCCGAGCTCCCGCTGCTGTTCGACCCTGCCGACCACGCCGCCGTCGAAACCGAGACCGGCGCAGAACGTGAACCAGCGCGACGGCACGGCTTCGTCCTCCGTGCCCGGAGTGCCGCCCGCGATGCCCAGCCCCACCGTGCGCTCGCTGCCCTCGCGCAGGGCGTCGAGGAGGGCGCCGGTGGCCTCCACGGCGTCGTTCGGCAGCCCCAGGGCGCGCGCGAAGACGTTGGTGGAGCCGCCGGGCACGACGGCGAGGCGGGGGAGCCTGTCCGGGTCGGGGCCGTGGTGCAGCAGGCCGTTGACGACCTCGTTGACCGTGCCGTCGCCGCCGAGGGCGACGACCAGCTCGATGTCCTTGCTCTCCGCGGCCTGCCGGCCGAGGTCC contains:
- a CDS encoding PAS domain-containing sensor histidine kinase, whose product is MNELVRQHTALGDSDLEWLHLLVSEWQLLSDLSFADLVLWVPTRDGTRYVSVAQMRPNTGPTSYQDDMVGHLVPRGRRPLLDAALDEGRIVREGDPEWREEVPVRVESIPVRREGRVLGVIARNTNLLTVRTPSRLELTYLQSASDLAQMIAAGSFPFPGQQVDMDASPRVGDGLLRLDADGIVQYASPNALSAYHRLGLASDLVGHHLGRATAELAPSRGPVDEALAKVASGWAPREFEIEGGDGVIQLRAIPLKPKGPRIGSLVLLRDVTELRRRERELITKDATIREIHHRVKNNLQTVAALLRLQARRIDSATGREALEEAVRRVGSIAIVHETLSQNLDERVEFDEIADRVLAMVAEISPGKVTGRRTGRFGILDAEVATPLSMVLTEILQNALEHGFREGDIGTVEVSAVRGGTSKEARLLITVQDDGVGLPDDFDPHRSGNLGLQIVRTLVEGELGGTFDMVRAPERGTQVILDVPVSGDK
- a CDS encoding diacylglycerol/lipid kinase family protein, giving the protein MRALLVVNPAATTTSARTRDVLVHALASEMKLEAVTTEYRGHARDLGRQAAESKDIELVVALGGDGTVNEVVNGLLHHGPDPDRLPRLAVVPGGSTNVFARALGLPNDAVEATGALLDALREGSERTVGLGIAGGTPGTEDEAVPSRWFTFCAGLGFDGGVVGRVEQQRELGRRSTHALYVRQVLRQFLDEPHRRHGMITLEQPGEDPVTDLVMSIVCNTSPYSYLGNRPLYASPQASFDTGLDVLGLKKLSTAAVARYGTQLLTSTPDRGPHGKHAVTLHDLTDFTLQSKVPLPLQMDGDHLGLRTSVTFTGVRRALRVIV
- a CDS encoding WhiB family transcriptional regulator; translation: MDWRHNAVCREEDPELFFPIGNTGPALLQIEEAKAVCRRCPVMEQCLQWALESGQDSGVWGGLSEDERRAMKRRAARNRARQASA